In Pseudonocardia cypriaca, a single genomic region encodes these proteins:
- a CDS encoding cation-translocating P-type ATPase, with protein sequence MALSEHRVVDERGTGSIGWYASTGEDVLARLSSDRRGLSADEAARRLAEHGPNRLTRRQGPSAWAVLARQFASPLIYALLIAAVVAFAVGDLADGAVVLGVVVLNALIGFVQEYRAGRAIQALAQLVSEPATVLRDERWTQVDAADLVPGDVVSVVAGARVAADLRVLQAHGLRVDESTLTGESVPVDKSAAPVGRGAELGERRSMLHGGSLVTAGAAVAAVVETGDRTELGRISGLLEGVEKTQTPLTLGIARLGSAITKIIGMVAVILLGVALLRGFPVADAALAAITLAVAAIPEGLPAIVTIALAIGVQRMARRRAVVRELPAVETLGSTSVVCTDKTGTLTRNEMVVRRAWTPHGDEAEFEGVGYEAAGRVVVRGRTGDRVTGPLRELLTGAALANEARLDGAGDRRTVLGDPTDGALLVAAERAGVVLDELFRDHPPHAVLPFDSERKYMASTPGPSTDGVTYFKGAPEVLLAHVDAAEADAARTVLDAYTADGMRVLAVCRRRDPDGDVVLDGRRLELLGLVALIDPLRPEVVDAVDACHRAGVGVKMITGDHAATAAAIGRDLGIGRNGPPMTGAEIAELSEDELRHRVRTTDVFARVAPEHKLKLVRALQAGGAVTAMTGDGVNDAPALRQADIGVAMGLAGTAAAKEAADIVLGDDNFATIRAAIEEGRRVYDNLVKALAFVLPTNVGEALIILVAVLAFPVVGGSPVLPIEPVQILWINLVATVSLALPVAFEAQEPDAMRKPPRDPDERLLSRFVVVRTVYVGALMAAVAIALFLVAWPATPIAQAQTLAVTSVALFQIFYLLMCRTLTAPVHTIGWTSNRYVFAGIAVLLVLQTAVVHLPFLQAVFHTEDLTVGQWALAAAAGAVVVPVVAVEKWWRRRALTP encoded by the coding sequence ATGGCTCTCTCAGAGCACCGCGTGGTGGACGAGCGCGGGACCGGATCCATCGGCTGGTACGCCTCGACCGGCGAGGACGTCCTCGCCCGCCTGTCGAGTGATCGGCGGGGGCTGAGTGCGGACGAGGCTGCGCGCCGGCTGGCCGAACACGGCCCGAACCGGCTCACCCGCCGGCAGGGCCCCTCGGCGTGGGCGGTGCTGGCGCGGCAGTTCGCCAGCCCGCTGATCTACGCGCTGCTGATCGCGGCCGTCGTGGCCTTCGCGGTCGGGGACCTCGCGGACGGCGCCGTGGTGCTCGGTGTCGTGGTGCTGAACGCGCTGATCGGGTTCGTGCAGGAGTACCGAGCGGGTCGGGCGATCCAGGCGCTCGCCCAGCTCGTGTCGGAGCCGGCGACCGTGCTGCGGGACGAGCGCTGGACGCAGGTGGACGCGGCGGACCTCGTTCCGGGGGACGTCGTGTCGGTCGTGGCGGGAGCGCGGGTCGCCGCCGACCTGAGGGTCCTGCAGGCCCACGGCCTGCGCGTGGACGAGTCCACGCTCACGGGGGAGTCGGTGCCGGTCGACAAGTCGGCCGCGCCGGTCGGTCGCGGCGCAGAGCTCGGCGAACGACGGTCGATGCTCCACGGTGGCAGCCTCGTGACAGCCGGCGCGGCCGTGGCCGCCGTGGTCGAGACGGGGGACCGCACCGAACTGGGACGGATCTCCGGCCTGCTCGAGGGGGTCGAGAAGACCCAGACCCCACTGACCCTCGGCATCGCCCGGCTCGGATCGGCGATCACCAAGATCATCGGAATGGTGGCGGTGATCCTGCTGGGGGTCGCGCTGCTGCGGGGGTTCCCGGTCGCCGACGCCGCCCTGGCCGCGATCACGCTGGCCGTCGCGGCGATCCCCGAGGGGCTGCCGGCGATCGTGACGATCGCCCTGGCGATCGGGGTGCAGCGGATGGCCCGGCGGCGGGCGGTGGTCCGCGAGCTACCGGCCGTGGAGACCTTGGGATCCACCTCCGTGGTCTGCACGGACAAGACGGGCACGCTGACCCGCAACGAGATGGTGGTCCGCCGCGCGTGGACGCCTCATGGCGACGAGGCGGAGTTCGAGGGCGTCGGGTACGAGGCCGCCGGCCGGGTCGTGGTCCGGGGTCGCACCGGGGACCGGGTCACCGGTCCGCTGCGGGAGCTGCTGACCGGCGCCGCCCTGGCGAACGAGGCCCGGCTGGACGGTGCCGGCGACCGGCGGACCGTGCTGGGCGACCCGACCGACGGCGCGCTGCTCGTGGCCGCCGAACGGGCGGGCGTGGTGCTCGACGAGCTGTTCCGGGACCACCCGCCGCACGCGGTGCTGCCGTTCGACTCGGAGCGCAAGTACATGGCCAGCACCCCCGGGCCGAGCACGGACGGGGTCACGTACTTCAAGGGCGCACCGGAGGTCCTGCTCGCCCACGTCGACGCGGCGGAGGCCGACGCGGCACGCACCGTCCTCGACGCCTACACCGCCGACGGGATGCGGGTTCTCGCCGTGTGCCGGCGGCGTGACCCGGACGGCGATGTTGTTCTCGACGGCCGTCGGCTCGAGCTGCTCGGCCTGGTCGCGTTGATCGACCCGCTGCGGCCCGAGGTGGTGGACGCCGTGGACGCGTGCCACCGCGCAGGCGTCGGCGTGAAGATGATCACTGGTGACCACGCCGCGACCGCGGCCGCGATCGGTCGTGACCTCGGCATCGGCCGGAACGGGCCCCCGATGACCGGCGCCGAGATCGCCGAGCTCTCGGAGGACGAGCTGCGGCACCGGGTCCGGACCACCGACGTGTTCGCGCGCGTGGCTCCCGAGCACAAGCTCAAGCTGGTACGGGCGCTCCAGGCCGGGGGCGCGGTGACGGCGATGACCGGTGACGGGGTCAACGACGCACCGGCCCTGCGCCAGGCCGACATCGGGGTCGCGATGGGACTGGCGGGCACGGCGGCGGCGAAGGAGGCAGCCGACATCGTGCTCGGCGACGACAACTTCGCGACGATCCGGGCAGCCATCGAGGAGGGGCGCCGCGTCTACGACAACCTGGTCAAGGCGCTGGCGTTCGTGCTGCCGACCAACGTCGGCGAGGCGCTGATCATCCTGGTGGCGGTGCTGGCGTTCCCGGTGGTCGGCGGGTCGCCGGTCCTGCCGATCGAGCCCGTGCAGATCCTCTGGATCAACCTCGTGGCGACGGTGTCGTTGGCCCTTCCCGTCGCGTTCGAGGCCCAGGAGCCCGACGCGATGCGCAAGCCGCCCCGTGATCCGGACGAGCGGCTGCTGTCGCGCTTCGTCGTCGTCCGCACCGTGTACGTCGGCGCGCTCATGGCGGCGGTCGCGATCGCGCTGTTCCTGGTCGCGTGGCCGGCGACACCGATCGCGCAGGCCCAGACGCTCGCGGTCACGTCCGTGGCCCTCTTCCAGATCTTCTACCTGCTGATGTGCCGGACGCTGACCGCACCGGTGCACACCATCGGCTGGACGTCGAACCGGTACGTCTTCGCCGGGATCGCGGTGCTGCTGGTGCTCCAGACCGCGGTCGTGCACCTGCCGTTCCTCCAGGCGGTCTTCCACACCGAGGACCTGACCGTCGGGCAGTGGGCGCTCGCAGCAGCGGCCGGTGCGGTGGTGGTTCCGGTGGTCGCGGTGGAGAAGTGGTGGAGGCGGAGGGCGCTCACGCCGTGA
- a CDS encoding YceI family protein: protein MTTATTAIPGYLAGTWDIDPVHSDVSFTVRHMMVSKVRGRFGTFSGEIVTGENLTGSSVTASIDAASIDTGNGQRDRHLRSADFFDVERYPTWAFRSTGVRVDGDDLVVDGQLTIKGVTRSVPLAVEVGGIGPDAGGGTRIGFSASTTIDRNDFGVDIKMPLDGSGVVVSDKVQIAIEIEAVLRQE, encoded by the coding sequence ATGACCACTGCCACTACCGCAATTCCGGGTTACCTCGCGGGTACCTGGGACATCGACCCCGTTCACTCCGACGTCTCCTTCACGGTGCGCCACATGATGGTGAGCAAGGTGCGAGGCCGGTTCGGCACCTTCTCCGGGGAGATCGTCACCGGCGAGAACCTGACGGGCTCGTCCGTCACCGCGTCGATCGACGCGGCCTCGATCGACACCGGTAACGGCCAGCGCGACCGGCACCTCCGCTCGGCCGACTTCTTCGACGTCGAGAGGTACCCCACCTGGGCGTTCCGCTCGACGGGCGTGCGCGTCGACGGCGACGACCTCGTGGTGGACGGGCAGCTCACGATCAAGGGCGTGACCCGGTCGGTGCCGCTGGCCGTGGAGGTGGGCGGCATCGGACCGGACGCAGGCGGCGGCACCCGCATCGGCTTCTCCGCCTCGACCACGATCGATCGCAACGATTTCGGCGTCGACATCAAGATGCCGCTCGACGGCAGCGGTGTCGTCGTCAGCGACAAGGTGCAGATCGCCATCGAGATCGAGGCCGTGCTGCGCCAGGAATGA
- a CDS encoding patatin-like phospholipase family protein, protein MRFGEWPSCETRPTTTGGNGTSPPLSGRTAVGPEPAGLGALPRPVAAVVGGGGVFGAAQVGVGYALEQRGFVPDLIFGTSVGALNGAIVAAHPGTAASWLDHVWTRLRRRDVFPLGYPSSRVSVFADHGLRRLIARAGLPSRIEQLAIPFSAVAMDLVSGAQVLLDHGDLESALLASAAIPGVLPPVLRAGRMLVDGGVIAFVPVRAAHQAGAASVVVLPTGPASWPLRPTIPRRRAGAIAARAGLLMWHHQIERDLHEVSEHIPTVVLPTGIEAWPSPWDFGHSGRLISTASSAAARFLDRLQISGPGLYRAEHPPAASAGPAGAATPSLSGADR, encoded by the coding sequence ATGAGGTTCGGCGAGTGGCCGTCCTGCGAGACGCGCCCCACCACGACGGGCGGCAACGGGACGAGCCCACCGTTGTCGGGCCGGACGGCCGTGGGCCCGGAGCCTGCCGGCCTGGGCGCCCTTCCCCGTCCCGTCGCGGCGGTGGTGGGTGGCGGCGGCGTGTTCGGCGCGGCGCAGGTCGGCGTCGGATACGCGCTGGAGCAGCGCGGATTCGTCCCGGATCTGATCTTCGGAACCTCGGTCGGCGCCCTCAACGGGGCGATCGTGGCCGCGCACCCCGGCACCGCCGCGTCATGGCTGGACCACGTGTGGACCAGGCTGCGCCGACGTGACGTGTTCCCGCTCGGCTACCCGTCCTCACGCGTCAGCGTCTTCGCCGATCACGGCCTGCGCCGGCTGATCGCCCGTGCCGGGCTGCCGTCGCGGATCGAGCAGCTGGCGATCCCGTTCAGCGCGGTCGCCATGGACCTGGTCAGCGGGGCTCAGGTGTTGCTCGACCACGGTGATCTCGAGTCGGCGCTGCTGGCCAGCGCCGCCATTCCCGGCGTCCTGCCCCCGGTGCTGCGCGCCGGCCGGATGCTCGTCGACGGCGGGGTGATCGCCTTCGTCCCGGTGCGCGCAGCCCACCAGGCCGGAGCGGCCAGCGTCGTGGTGCTGCCGACCGGGCCGGCGAGCTGGCCGCTGCGCCCGACCATCCCGCGCAGGCGGGCCGGTGCGATCGCCGCCCGGGCCGGGCTGCTGATGTGGCACCACCAGATCGAGCGCGACCTGCACGAGGTGTCCGAGCACATCCCGACCGTCGTCCTGCCGACCGGCATCGAGGCCTGGCCCTCCCCGTGGGACTTCGGCCACTCCGGGCGGTTGATCAGCACCGCGTCCTCAGCGGCGGCGCGCTTCCTCGACCGGTTGCAGATCAGCGGGCCCGGCCTGTACCGGGCGGAGCACCCCCCGGCGGCATCGGCAGGTCCGGCCGGGGCGGCGACCCCCTCCCTGTCGGGGGCGGACCGATGA
- a CDS encoding macrolide family glycosyltransferase, whose translation MSTIAFLNIGMHGRVNPTLPVVAELVRRGHSVTYHATPAFREEIEATGATVHLYPGGDQPLPDPPTPVTLVEGLARTTVRVLPTVLSELRHVRPDLIVHDNACPWGAVAARELGVPAASSFTTFAFDRHVPSPTRASRDLLAEAAARRRSLLGYLRSRWELHRRFDTRGLPLIDLGNIRQPLNLVYTSRVFQPAVEYFDQSYRFVGPSIGARPADPSFPLDRLRDPVLYASLGTVFNADPQLLRGFATALVPLGGTVVVSTGQTDPAALGPLPANVLARRSVPQPEVLARAALFVTHGGMNSVNEATYAGVPMLVVPQGADQPLVARRVVELGAGLSIGTRDAAVDRVHALARRLLDDPRYRAGAVDLQVAQRRAGGYRRAADEIERYLHPAGPVTRTTPADPLRRH comes from the coding sequence ATGAGCACCATCGCGTTCCTCAACATCGGCATGCACGGGCGCGTCAACCCGACGCTGCCGGTCGTGGCCGAGCTCGTGCGGCGCGGCCACTCCGTCACTTACCACGCCACGCCCGCCTTCCGGGAGGAGATCGAGGCCACCGGCGCGACCGTGCACCTCTACCCCGGGGGCGACCAGCCGCTCCCCGACCCGCCGACGCCGGTCACGCTGGTGGAGGGGCTCGCGCGCACCACGGTCCGCGTGCTGCCCACCGTGCTCTCCGAACTGCGTCACGTCCGGCCCGACCTGATCGTCCACGACAACGCCTGCCCGTGGGGCGCGGTCGCCGCCCGCGAGCTCGGGGTGCCGGCGGCGTCGTCGTTCACCACGTTCGCGTTCGACCGGCACGTGCCCAGCCCCACCCGCGCCTCGCGGGACCTGCTCGCCGAGGCGGCGGCTCGCCGCCGCAGCCTCCTCGGCTACCTGCGATCGCGCTGGGAGCTGCACCGGCGCTTCGACACGCGCGGGTTGCCGCTGATCGACCTGGGGAACATCCGCCAGCCGCTCAACCTGGTCTACACCTCGCGGGTCTTCCAGCCCGCCGTCGAGTACTTCGACCAGTCCTACCGGTTCGTCGGACCGAGCATCGGCGCCCGCCCGGCCGACCCGTCGTTCCCGCTCGATCGGCTGCGGGACCCCGTGCTGTACGCCTCGCTGGGCACCGTCTTCAACGCCGACCCGCAGCTGTTGCGCGGCTTCGCCACCGCGCTCGTCCCGCTGGGCGGCACCGTGGTCGTCTCCACCGGGCAGACCGATCCCGCCGCGCTGGGGCCGTTGCCGGCGAACGTCCTCGCCCGCCGCTCCGTGCCGCAACCGGAGGTGCTGGCCCGCGCGGCGCTGTTCGTCACCCACGGCGGGATGAACAGCGTCAACGAGGCCACGTACGCCGGCGTTCCGATGCTGGTGGTCCCGCAGGGCGCTGACCAGCCGCTGGTGGCCCGTCGCGTCGTCGAGCTGGGCGCCGGCCTGTCGATCGGCACCCGGGATGCGGCCGTGGACCGCGTGCACGCCCTCGCGCGGCGTCTGCTCGACGACCCCCGCTACCGGGCGGGCGCAGTCGACCTGCAGGTCGCCCAGCGCCGGGCCGGCGGCTACCGGCGCGCCGCCGACGAGATCGAGCGCTACCTGCACCCGGCCGGTCCGGTCACCCGGACGACCCCTGCCGATCCGCTACGACGGCACTGA
- a CDS encoding CBS domain-containing protein, with protein sequence MRPPATIEPEAHLAAAAYMIEHLHDPALVVVDDDTREPVAMITAAEITRAVAHGRSPEDTRVSQVVTAKPVTVRADAVAEDAARLMLSHGIRHLPVVEGRRLVGMVELADLCRMSFAP encoded by the coding sequence ATGAGACCGCCCGCGACGATCGAACCGGAAGCCCACCTCGCCGCGGCCGCCTACATGATCGAGCACCTCCACGACCCTGCGCTCGTGGTGGTGGACGACGACACCCGCGAACCCGTCGCGATGATCACCGCCGCCGAGATCACCAGGGCGGTGGCCCACGGTCGGAGCCCCGAGGACACGCGCGTCAGCCAGGTCGTCACGGCGAAGCCGGTGACGGTCCGAGCCGATGCCGTCGCCGAGGACGCGGCCCGGCTGATGCTGTCCCACGGCATCCGGCACCTGCCGGTCGTCGAGGGCCGGCGGCTCGTCGGGATGGTCGAGCTCGCCGATCTGTGTCGGATGAGCTTCGCGCCCTGA
- a CDS encoding RbsD/FucU domain-containing protein, with product MIRSVDPRLPPDVLFLLWAMGHGDEVAVVDSCYLVGQDGQLRGTVVQMGGADILQAVRAVLSAVQLDTSFVADPVRQVEHAESGPSCEVRRAVQVEVDDALGFRCSIAAVPHREFHEQVRNCYGLILTGDAREQGNFILRKGLDVTPSSVLSPNGQRSP from the coding sequence ATGATCAGGAGCGTTGATCCCCGCCTTCCGCCCGACGTGCTGTTCCTGTTGTGGGCGATGGGGCACGGCGACGAGGTCGCCGTGGTGGATTCGTGCTACCTCGTCGGCCAGGACGGACAGCTGCGCGGCACGGTGGTGCAGATGGGCGGCGCCGACATCCTGCAGGCGGTGCGTGCCGTCCTGTCGGCGGTGCAGCTCGACACCAGCTTCGTCGCCGATCCCGTCAGGCAGGTGGAACACGCCGAGTCGGGACCGTCGTGCGAGGTGCGACGTGCGGTGCAGGTCGAGGTCGATGACGCACTGGGGTTCCGGTGCTCGATCGCCGCAGTTCCGCACCGGGAATTCCACGAGCAGGTCAGGAACTGCTATGGACTGATCCTCACCGGAGACGCCAGGGAGCAGGGGAACTTCATCCTGCGGAAGGGGCTGGACGTGACACCGTCCAGCGTCCTCTCCCCGAACGGGCAGAGAAGCCCGTGA
- a CDS encoding SDR family oxidoreductase, with the protein MKVVVIGGTGLIGSKLVTKLGEHGHEAVSAAPNTGVNTLTGEGLAEALDGAAVVVDVSNSPSFADDAVMEFFRTSTTNLLEYSAKAGVGHYVALSVVGTDRLSESGYFRAKIEQEKLIRDSGRPYSIVHATQFFEFVRGIADLSTVDGKVHLPPVLFQPMASDDVAAGVGRVAVGEPLNGIREIGGPEQFRLDELVRKALAAADDPREVVTDEQASYSGARISERTLLPGPDAQLGEITLRTWLAQRQ; encoded by the coding sequence GTGAAGGTCGTTGTGATCGGTGGTACCGGGCTGATCGGGTCGAAGCTGGTGACCAAGCTGGGCGAGCACGGCCACGAGGCGGTGTCGGCGGCCCCGAACACCGGCGTGAACACGTTGACGGGTGAAGGGCTCGCGGAGGCGCTCGACGGCGCGGCGGTCGTGGTGGATGTCTCGAACTCGCCGTCGTTCGCCGACGACGCGGTGATGGAGTTCTTCCGGACCTCGACCACGAACCTGCTGGAGTACTCGGCGAAGGCCGGGGTGGGGCACTACGTGGCGCTGTCGGTGGTCGGCACGGACCGGCTGTCGGAGTCGGGCTACTTCCGCGCGAAGATCGAGCAGGAGAAGCTGATCCGCGATTCCGGCCGGCCGTACTCGATCGTGCACGCCACCCAGTTCTTCGAGTTCGTCAGGGGCATCGCGGACCTGAGCACGGTGGACGGGAAGGTCCACCTGCCGCCGGTCCTGTTCCAGCCGATGGCCTCCGACGACGTCGCCGCCGGGGTCGGCCGCGTCGCGGTGGGGGAACCGCTGAACGGGATCCGCGAGATCGGTGGCCCCGAGCAGTTCCGGCTCGACGAGCTGGTGCGCAAGGCACTTGCGGCGGCCGACGACCCTCGCGAGGTCGTCACCGATGAGCAGGCCAGCTACTCCGGCGCGCGGATCAGCGAGCGGACGCTCCTCCCGGGCCCGGACGCCCAGCTCGGGGAGATCACCCTCCGCACGTGGCTCGCCCAGCGGCAGTAG
- a CDS encoding low temperature requirement protein A, with amino-acid sequence MPQLRIPMTARSVDEPHRAATQLELLFDLTFVVAVAAVVAQLGHAVADGHAAQAVSPFLQVFFAIWWAWMNFTWFASSYDTDDVPYRLLTLLQMGGVLVLAAGVPAAFAAADYRAITLGYLVMRVGLFVLWLRAAREHPEGRRTALRYAAGIGIAEVLWLVRLLLAELGVLTGVVLVVAFVALAGVELAVPMWAERSRGTSWHPRHIAERYALFTIILLGESVLAASIGIADVVSEGLHWSLVVVAGSGLVLLFALWWLYELEPSGDGLSNRRSRSFLWGYGHYGIFASLAALGAGLEVAVRQTGAHGALDPRGAGYAVAIPTALFLALLWASHSPIVPRSRVRPSVLFGAAALVLLAPAVGAGAGVGAVVALVALAAAAAVLVTILRTTAPESAHPLTTVRSAR; translated from the coding sequence ATGCCGCAGCTCCGGATCCCGATGACGGCGCGCAGCGTCGACGAGCCGCACCGAGCGGCGACGCAGCTCGAGCTCCTGTTCGACCTGACGTTCGTGGTGGCCGTGGCCGCGGTGGTGGCGCAGCTCGGCCACGCGGTGGCCGACGGGCATGCGGCGCAGGCCGTGAGCCCGTTCCTGCAGGTGTTCTTCGCCATCTGGTGGGCCTGGATGAACTTCACCTGGTTCGCTTCGTCCTACGACACCGACGACGTGCCGTACCGGCTGCTCACCCTGCTGCAGATGGGCGGGGTTCTCGTCCTGGCCGCCGGCGTGCCGGCCGCGTTCGCGGCCGCCGACTACCGGGCGATCACCCTCGGCTACCTGGTGATGCGCGTGGGCCTGTTCGTGCTGTGGCTGCGGGCCGCGCGGGAGCACCCGGAGGGCAGGCGCACCGCCCTCCGGTACGCCGCGGGCATCGGCATCGCCGAGGTCCTCTGGCTCGTCCGCCTCCTGCTGGCCGAGCTCGGTGTGCTCACCGGCGTGGTGCTCGTGGTGGCGTTCGTGGCCCTCGCCGGCGTCGAGCTGGCCGTGCCGATGTGGGCCGAACGCAGCCGGGGCACGAGCTGGCATCCGCGCCACATCGCCGAGCGGTACGCACTCTTCACGATCATCCTCCTGGGCGAGAGCGTCCTCGCGGCGTCGATCGGGATCGCCGACGTCGTCTCGGAGGGCCTGCACTGGTCGCTCGTGGTCGTCGCCGGCTCCGGGCTGGTGCTGCTGTTCGCGCTGTGGTGGCTCTACGAGCTGGAGCCGAGCGGAGACGGGCTGTCGAACCGCCGGAGCCGCTCGTTCCTGTGGGGCTACGGCCACTACGGGATCTTCGCCTCGCTCGCGGCGCTCGGGGCGGGCCTCGAGGTCGCCGTGCGGCAGACCGGGGCCCACGGCGCGCTGGACCCGCGCGGCGCGGGGTACGCGGTGGCGATCCCCACCGCGCTGTTCCTGGCGCTGCTGTGGGCGAGCCACTCCCCGATCGTGCCGAGGTCGCGCGTCCGGCCGTCCGTCCTGTTCGGGGCGGCCGCTCTCGTGCTACTGGCCCCGGCGGTGGGCGCCGGAGCCGGGGTGGGCGCGGTCGTCGCCCTCGTCGCGCTGGCCGCCGCCGCGGCCGTCCTCGTGACGATCCTGCGCACGACGGCACCGGAATCCGCACACCCGCTCACCACGGTCCGGTCCGCCCGATGA
- a CDS encoding L-aspartate oxidase, whose product MSAPERRLATSVLIIGTGGSGLRAAIQLAERGTDVLVVGKRPSADAHTTLAAGGINAALGTMDPGDSWQQHAADTIKESYFLADPTTVRIVTEGAARGIADLDRWGMPFAREADGRISQRYFGAHTFRRTAFAGDYTGLEIQRTLVNRARQLDVAVIDTVYVTRILTRDGVVFGAYGFDIGDGTRYVVHADAVILAAGGHTRIWRRTSSRRDENTGDAFRLAVTAGARIRDPELVQFHPSGLLGPENAAGTLVSEAARGEGGVLRNRLGERFMQRYDPVRMELSTRDRVALAAYTEIKEGRGTPDGGVWLDVSHLPRDTITKRLPRVYQTLIELQMLDITTTPIEIAPTAHYSMGGVWVRPEDHGTGIAGLYAVGEAASGLHGANRLGGNSLIELLVYGRIVGDAAADYSADLDAQPRSAAAVAQARDEVDQVLAADGPENVRSLQRALRDVMTEHAGVVRDETGLRAGLARLDDIEAAEKSIGVHPDLAGFQDLAHAFDLRSSLVAARATVEAALERRETRGCHNRSDFPDLDESLRVNLVWSGPGQVVGEPVAETPVDIAALIKEVSSIGKLVE is encoded by the coding sequence ATGAGCGCGCCGGAGCGGCGGCTCGCGACCTCCGTCCTGATCATCGGGACCGGTGGCTCCGGCCTGCGGGCCGCCATCCAACTGGCCGAGCGGGGCACCGACGTCCTCGTGGTGGGCAAGCGGCCGAGTGCTGACGCGCACACCACCCTCGCGGCGGGAGGCATCAACGCCGCCCTCGGCACCATGGATCCAGGAGACTCCTGGCAGCAGCACGCGGCGGACACGATCAAGGAGAGCTACTTCCTCGCGGACCCGACCACCGTCCGGATCGTCACCGAGGGCGCGGCGCGTGGCATCGCCGACCTGGACCGCTGGGGCATGCCGTTCGCCCGCGAGGCGGACGGCCGCATCTCGCAGCGGTACTTCGGCGCGCACACGTTCCGGCGGACCGCCTTCGCGGGGGACTACACCGGCCTGGAGATCCAGCGCACCCTGGTGAACCGCGCCCGGCAGCTCGACGTCGCGGTCATCGACACGGTGTACGTCACGCGGATCCTGACGCGGGACGGCGTGGTGTTCGGCGCCTACGGGTTCGACATCGGAGACGGCACCCGGTACGTGGTCCACGCCGACGCGGTGATCCTGGCCGCGGGCGGTCACACCCGGATCTGGCGGCGCACCTCGTCCCGCCGCGACGAGAACACCGGCGACGCGTTCCGGCTCGCCGTCACCGCGGGAGCCCGCATCCGGGACCCCGAGCTCGTGCAGTTCCACCCCTCGGGCCTGCTCGGGCCCGAGAACGCCGCCGGCACGCTCGTGTCCGAGGCGGCCCGCGGCGAGGGCGGCGTGCTGCGCAACCGGCTCGGCGAGCGGTTCATGCAGCGCTACGACCCCGTCCGGATGGAGCTCTCCACCCGGGACCGGGTGGCGCTGGCCGCCTACACCGAGATCAAGGAGGGCCGGGGCACCCCGGACGGCGGCGTGTGGCTCGACGTCTCCCACCTGCCCCGGGACACGATCACGAAGCGGCTCCCCCGCGTCTACCAGACGCTGATCGAGCTGCAGATGCTCGACATCACCACCACGCCGATCGAGATCGCGCCCACCGCCCATTACTCGATGGGCGGGGTCTGGGTGCGGCCGGAGGACCACGGCACCGGGATCGCCGGCCTGTACGCCGTCGGCGAGGCCGCCAGCGGGCTGCACGGGGCCAACCGCCTCGGCGGCAACTCCCTGATCGAGCTGCTCGTCTACGGCCGGATCGTCGGCGACGCCGCCGCTGACTACTCCGCCGACCTCGACGCGCAGCCGCGCAGCGCCGCAGCGGTGGCGCAGGCGCGTGACGAGGTGGACCAGGTGCTCGCGGCGGACGGGCCCGAGAACGTGCGCTCCCTGCAGCGGGCGCTCCGCGACGTCATGACCGAGCACGCGGGCGTGGTGCGAGACGAGACCGGCCTGCGGGCGGGCCTCGCACGCCTGGACGACATCGAGGCGGCCGAGAAGAGTATCGGGGTGCATCCCGACCTGGCCGGCTTCCAGGACCTGGCCCACGCGTTCGACCTGCGATCCTCGCTCGTCGCCGCTCGCGCGACGGTGGAAGCGGCGCTCGAGCGCCGCGAGACCCGCGGTTGCCACAACCGCTCCGACTTCCCGGACCTGGACGAGTCGCTGCGGGTCAACCTGGTCTGGTCGGGGCCGGGGCAGGTCGTCGGGGAGCCGGTGGCGGAGACACCGGTCGACATCGCCGCGCTCATCAAGGAGGTCTCGAGCATCGGCAAGCTCGTCGAGTGA